One window of the Leptospira koniambonensis genome contains the following:
- a CDS encoding DUF6055 domain-containing protein → MRLRILQVIIYILIFASAFYAQGQAPKVDLANGFSSPKFILSNWKTAPSSWEELDKFPFPTEKDFALKIPNAVGYYTGPDGGTVYQWSPGVYKWDLKDGTSFMHRSSEEWGLDKGDFKIYSWPKKCPNCPSEQVFTFPDKSQITASFYTVAGKLEFLYENPAEKKFFRFTKPGRYGKLSEEKDRFYFEFEPKNSLFVHAFTESRTTKDFFKKAENDFDLVPSSKILVAFFQDAKSFREFNNLAGIACSGGRGGIYGISFCDPSSDMIPEDSDQDIRRHQYSTQPTHMIYHEITHHMQQIRCNTIRTGKSQPPIVQPAWLVEGHAEFIAQYGWPKYKGTKYREYYENFILKKSKLQLERSDPYLAGFLAMDFISQKYGNSKVKDIWDKTCEGESIDSALKSTLNSNVSKLQSDLLNYLDSGSKDLPAKFLEWEIIGTITLPFTSSEASSFKTEEIADLTNITDPSSIPDIRIPFSLKIESLKGKVEGVFQSSRKERVYLFKNGTYRFETPKYQVNVFPDGTTSFTSEKNLITVWANGTRKWDSGGKTLTYFPPK, encoded by the coding sequence TTGAGACTAAGAATTCTTCAGGTCATAATTTATATTCTAATTTTTGCTTCTGCGTTTTATGCGCAGGGTCAAGCGCCGAAAGTGGATTTAGCAAATGGTTTTAGTTCTCCCAAATTCATTTTATCAAATTGGAAAACTGCTCCTTCTAGTTGGGAAGAATTGGACAAATTTCCGTTCCCGACCGAGAAAGATTTTGCATTAAAAATTCCAAATGCTGTTGGATACTATACTGGTCCTGATGGAGGAACTGTCTACCAGTGGAGCCCTGGAGTTTATAAATGGGATCTAAAAGATGGAACTAGTTTTATGCATAGATCCTCGGAAGAATGGGGGTTAGACAAAGGGGATTTTAAGATCTATTCTTGGCCTAAAAAATGCCCGAACTGCCCATCGGAGCAAGTGTTTACATTTCCGGACAAATCCCAAATCACAGCTTCTTTTTATACTGTTGCAGGCAAGTTAGAATTTTTGTATGAGAATCCTGCAGAAAAAAAATTCTTCAGATTCACTAAACCAGGACGATACGGAAAACTTTCAGAAGAGAAAGATCGTTTTTATTTCGAGTTCGAACCTAAAAATTCTCTTTTCGTTCATGCATTTACAGAATCCAGAACAACTAAAGATTTTTTCAAAAAAGCGGAGAATGATTTTGATTTGGTACCTTCTTCCAAGATACTCGTGGCTTTCTTTCAGGACGCAAAGTCTTTTAGAGAATTTAATAATCTAGCCGGGATCGCGTGTAGTGGAGGTAGAGGTGGAATTTATGGGATCAGTTTCTGCGATCCAAGTTCCGACATGATCCCAGAAGACTCAGATCAGGATATCAGAAGACATCAATATTCTACCCAACCCACTCATATGATCTATCATGAGATCACCCACCATATGCAGCAAATCAGATGTAATACGATCCGAACTGGAAAAAGCCAACCTCCAATTGTTCAACCAGCTTGGCTTGTAGAAGGTCACGCAGAATTTATAGCTCAATATGGTTGGCCAAAGTATAAAGGAACTAAATATAGAGAATATTATGAAAATTTTATACTCAAAAAAAGTAAGTTACAGTTAGAAAGATCAGATCCTTATCTTGCAGGATTTTTGGCCATGGATTTCATTTCTCAAAAATATGGGAATTCTAAGGTTAAAGATATCTGGGATAAAACCTGCGAGGGAGAAAGTATAGACTCCGCATTAAAATCTACGCTTAATTCAAATGTTTCCAAATTACAGTCCGATCTATTAAACTATCTGGATTCCGGATCAAAAGATCTTCCTGCAAAATTTTTGGAATGGGAAATCATTGGAACTATTACATTACCTTTTACTTCTTCGGAAGCTTCTTCTTTTAAAACGGAAGAGATTGCGGACTTAACGAATATTACTGATCCTTCTTCCATACCTGATATTAGGATCCCTTTTTCTTTGAAGATAGAATCTTTAAAAGGTAAGGTAGAAGGTGTGTTCCAATCTTCTAGAAAAGAAAGAGTTTATCTTTTTAAGAACGGAACCTATAGATTCGAAACTCCGAAGTATCAGGTGAATGTTTTCCCAGATGGAACTACAAGTTTTACTTCTGAAAAAAATTTGATTACTGTTTGGGCAAACGGAACAAGGAAATGGGACTCCGGCGGAAAAACTCTTACGTATTTTCCGCCGAAATAA
- a CDS encoding esterase/lipase family protein, whose translation MKRDHLTYLPEKGNIRPVIVQHLAEIYHHIYYFFCHILGIFIELPDHTEGYKRPIVCVSGFLGRGLTWTAMRKHLISLGHPVYVVPLGFQTGNIRKKSKILENFLIEKNIKDCYLICHSMGGLIAAGLSYKGRDRVRKIFVVGSPMHGTYMAYLAPIFPCTWQMMPGSKLVKEVVETYSKFHNVQAVFTKGEGIVRPWESATLGHFDDVEIPEYGHLNLYLGPLGIECLGSLVTSEEKKEPLPIKQKPAVKEDMKKETVASAPSKKVSTKTTATKKTSPAKKKVAKTAPKKAKPKKKR comes from the coding sequence ATGAAGAGAGACCATCTTACTTACCTTCCCGAAAAAGGGAATATCCGTCCTGTAATCGTACAACATTTAGCCGAGATCTATCACCATATATATTATTTTTTCTGTCATATCCTGGGGATCTTTATAGAACTTCCGGATCATACTGAGGGATATAAACGCCCTATCGTATGTGTTTCTGGATTTTTAGGAAGAGGTCTGACTTGGACTGCGATGCGCAAACATCTAATCTCTCTTGGGCATCCTGTCTATGTGGTTCCACTTGGATTTCAAACTGGAAATATCCGTAAAAAGAGTAAGATACTTGAGAATTTCTTAATAGAGAAGAATATTAAAGATTGTTATTTGATCTGTCACTCCATGGGAGGACTGATCGCTGCAGGTTTAAGTTATAAAGGAAGAGATAGAGTCAGAAAAATATTCGTGGTAGGATCTCCTATGCACGGAACTTATATGGCTTACCTCGCTCCAATCTTTCCTTGCACCTGGCAGATGATGCCTGGATCCAAATTAGTGAAGGAAGTTGTAGAAACTTATTCAAAATTTCATAATGTACAAGCAGTGTTTACAAAGGGAGAAGGTATCGTCCGTCCTTGGGAAAGTGCTACCTTAGGTCATTTTGATGATGTAGAGATCCCTGAATACGGACATTTGAATTTATATTTAGGACCACTAGGAATAGAATGCCTTGGCTCTTTAGTTACGTCAGAAGAGAAGAAGGAGCCTCTTCCAATCAAACAAAAACCAGCTGTTAAGGAAGATATGAAGAAGGAAACAGTCGCATCTGCTCCTTCCAAAAAAGTTTCTACTAAAACAACTGCGACTAAAAAAACAAGTCCTGCTAAAAAGAAAGTAGCTAAGACTGCTCCTAAAAAAGCAAAACCTAAGAAGAAACGTTAA
- a CDS encoding isocitrate lyase/PEP mutase family protein, translating to MASEQNRLGEIFRNLHSKDIFVMPNAWDAGSARMLAGAGYSAIGTTSAGIAFAAGLPDHQIMSKEDMLAEVKSIVDSVGIPVSADLEGGYAIQPSQAAETIKQAIGIGVVGCNIEDLSGDPSSPLLDIKLATERISAIRKIADQSGIPFTLTARTDAFLTNHPSAMEEAITRCNSYREAGADCLFIPGIGDPKTIGTLVNSINGPLNVVMGLSHNQLTVEELRSLGVRRISIGGSLARACFHLIRQAALEIKNSGTFTYADHQYSHKELCDFFAEYEAKTK from the coding sequence ATGGCTTCTGAACAAAACAGATTAGGTGAAATATTTCGAAACCTACATTCTAAAGATATCTTTGTGATGCCTAATGCATGGGACGCGGGAAGCGCTCGCATGCTGGCAGGTGCAGGATATTCTGCAATAGGGACTACGAGTGCCGGTATCGCTTTTGCAGCCGGGTTACCAGATCACCAGATCATGAGTAAAGAAGACATGCTTGCCGAAGTAAAATCGATTGTGGATTCGGTGGGAATTCCAGTAAGCGCAGACCTGGAAGGCGGCTATGCGATACAACCTTCTCAAGCAGCAGAAACTATAAAACAAGCGATTGGGATTGGAGTGGTTGGTTGTAATATAGAAGATCTAAGTGGAGATCCTTCCTCTCCTTTGTTAGATATCAAACTAGCTACGGAAAGAATTTCTGCGATCAGAAAGATCGCAGATCAAAGCGGTATTCCTTTTACTCTTACCGCAAGAACAGATGCATTCTTAACAAATCATCCTAGCGCAATGGAAGAAGCAATCACCCGTTGTAATTCCTATAGAGAAGCAGGAGCAGATTGTCTTTTTATACCAGGGATCGGAGATCCTAAAACGATAGGTACATTGGTAAATTCTATCAATGGCCCATTGAATGTAGTAATGGGTTTAAGTCATAATCAACTTACAGTTGAAGAGCTAAGATCTCTTGGAGTCCGAAGAATTAGTATAGGCGGAAGTCTTGCTAGAGCTTGTTTTCATCTCATCCGACAGGCTGCACTTGAAATAAAGAACTCCGGCACATTTACCTATGCGGATCATCAGTATTCTCATAAAGAATTATGCGATTTTTTTGCAGAATATGAGGCCAAAACAAAATGA
- the msrB gene encoding peptide-methionine (R)-S-oxide reductase MsrB, translating into MKYEVQKSEEEWKKVLSADQYRIIREKGTERAFTGEYYYNKDKGKYLCAACGAELFNSDTKYESGSGWPSFYKPAADKSVQSETDNSHGMTRTEVMCARCGGHLGHVFPDGPEPTGLRYCINSASLKFKKD; encoded by the coding sequence ATGAAATACGAAGTCCAAAAGTCAGAAGAAGAATGGAAAAAAGTCCTTAGTGCGGATCAATATAGGATCATTAGAGAAAAAGGGACAGAAAGAGCATTTACCGGAGAATATTATTATAATAAAGATAAAGGAAAATATCTTTGTGCTGCCTGCGGCGCTGAATTATTCAACTCGGATACAAAATATGAATCAGGAAGCGGCTGGCCTTCTTTTTATAAACCAGCAGCAGACAAATCTGTTCAATCCGAAACAGATAATAGTCATGGAATGACCCGCACAGAAGTTATGTGTGCCAGATGTGGAGGACATTTAGGGCATGTATTCCCTGATGGTCCAGAACCTACTGGGTTAAGATACTGTATCAATTCAGCTTCTTTAAAGTTTAAAAAAGATTAA
- a CDS encoding acyl-CoA dehydrogenase family protein: MIQGNYFQDNTDLQTHFDNLIDWKEIVAAYEGDFHDAAKYKQTNDDRFAYAPSTVQEAIDYYKSTVDALGEIMGDFVAPRSKEMDQTGLKYENGKVTFPKAQEECYKTLKDAGLMPISISRQYGGLGLPATVQSIMCEIAARADAAFCLAYGNINIVEIMERFASEEMCNEWLPQIAAGKFSAAMALTEPNYGSDLPNVQTRATQDADGTWKINGAKRFITHACGYVDSPSVILTLARTGSPESGARGLSFFLVEGKDVHVAGIEHKMGLHCSPTCEVVFENSPGLLIGKTGYGLVKYSMGMMNAARLTIATQSLGIGTAAYFEAKKYASERIQFGKPIEKIPAVRKILDKMEREILATRCLVSETGRAIDLYHWRKERMLKEEGKSERDVNQDETIRRWEKLADLFTPMSKYYASEGCVALASDAIQIHGGSGYTEDYDVARIYRDSRITTIYEGTTQLQIVAAIGGVVSGMSASGQLRAYAEEEMSKFSPSTDLRSLWEKLEQAVHSYKSIADGFTKDELAFETVEIAARFVAGMLLEKSIGQVNGDLKKQRTKHSEDYNIDSLAIAEGNLLRLERANRQAAAV; this comes from the coding sequence ATGATTCAAGGAAACTATTTCCAGGATAATACCGACTTACAAACTCATTTTGATAATCTTATAGATTGGAAGGAGATCGTAGCAGCATACGAAGGCGACTTCCATGATGCAGCTAAATATAAGCAGACTAACGACGACAGATTTGCATATGCACCTTCTACGGTGCAAGAAGCGATAGATTATTATAAATCTACTGTGGATGCATTGGGAGAAATTATGGGGGACTTTGTGGCTCCTCGTAGTAAGGAAATGGACCAAACAGGTTTAAAATACGAGAATGGAAAAGTCACATTCCCAAAAGCACAAGAAGAATGTTATAAAACCTTAAAGGATGCAGGCCTTATGCCTATCTCCATCTCCCGACAATATGGAGGTTTAGGTTTACCTGCAACTGTTCAATCCATTATGTGTGAGATAGCTGCCAGGGCAGATGCAGCATTTTGTCTAGCATACGGAAATATTAATATAGTTGAGATCATGGAAAGATTTGCTTCGGAAGAGATGTGTAATGAATGGTTACCTCAAATCGCTGCAGGAAAATTCAGCGCTGCCATGGCTTTAACAGAACCTAATTACGGTTCAGATCTTCCAAATGTGCAAACTAGGGCCACCCAAGACGCTGACGGGACTTGGAAAATTAACGGAGCAAAACGTTTTATCACTCACGCCTGTGGTTATGTGGATTCCCCTTCTGTAATTCTTACATTAGCGAGAACAGGAAGCCCTGAAAGTGGAGCAAGAGGCCTTTCTTTCTTCTTAGTAGAAGGTAAAGACGTTCACGTAGCAGGAATCGAACATAAAATGGGATTACATTGTTCTCCTACCTGCGAAGTAGTTTTTGAAAATTCTCCAGGATTACTGATCGGAAAAACTGGTTATGGTCTTGTGAAATATTCTATGGGAATGATGAATGCTGCAAGGCTTACAATCGCAACCCAATCTTTAGGAATTGGAACTGCTGCTTATTTCGAAGCAAAAAAATATGCTTCTGAAAGGATACAATTCGGCAAACCAATAGAGAAGATACCAGCAGTCCGAAAAATTTTGGACAAGATGGAAAGAGAAATTTTAGCCACAAGATGCCTAGTTTCAGAAACAGGAAGAGCAATCGATCTTTATCATTGGAGAAAAGAAAGAATGCTTAAAGAAGAAGGTAAGAGCGAGAGAGATGTAAACCAAGACGAAACAATCCGCCGTTGGGAAAAACTCGCAGACTTATTCACTCCAATGAGCAAATATTATGCTTCTGAAGGTTGTGTTGCTCTTGCGTCAGACGCAATCCAAATTCATGGAGGAAGCGGATACACTGAAGATTATGATGTAGCAAGGATCTACAGAGATAGCAGGATCACTACAATCTACGAAGGTACAACTCAACTACAGATCGTTGCTGCAATCGGAGGAGTTGTTTCTGGAATGTCAGCAAGTGGACAACTAAGAGCATACGCAGAAGAAGAAATGTCTAAATTTTCCCCTTCTACAGATCTTAGATCTCTTTGGGAAAAATTAGAACAAGCAGTTCATTCTTACAAATCAATAGCAGATGGTTTTACAAAAGACGAACTCGCTTTTGAAACCGTGGAGATTGCTGCAAGATTTGTAGCGGGAATGCTATTAGAAAAATCTATAGGCCAAGTGAATGGAGATCTGAAAAAACAGAGAACCAAACATTCAGAAGATTATAATATAGATTCTTTAGCTATTGCAGAAGGAAATCTATTACGTTTAGAAAGAGCAAACAGGCAAGCTGCTGCAGTTTAA
- a CDS encoding TolC family protein, translated as MKYVDTLNNYKKIILSILACLVFWECASSPEVKVADGVVEESLKNITGITTQDVEKTVAKETFGLDDLYILAVERTERIALKNEATEQALAQKDKAFAGFMPTLSYVFNKFYSVPGHTQQPSVIDNYKTYKAIQSGDPLSLLPSSSSGSNLPPTVGAGSRLLLSIPISAGLASYQDYRASKSLAEQRRLEAKHEAGRMYLEIAQAYFNFLQLEESVKISQEAYELNQDSLQERKRMYAVGRIMRSDLLNSETSLSNAEAVLADAKFQLEQVRITLATMVGYEKPISVAGFKAELEPIPTGMAAEEYLAKRYDVLSAFQSVKVAEAQKDKAWVGFAPTIALNNYYSFPYPGQTHSKDVTAQLQITMPLTPFSQMADLKAADSAKKQAKLTASQTRRTATQEIRNAFESFKNSQKILAIYQKAFVSAQETSQSQASGYRSGRNSRIEAIASRIGMLNAEITYRKMLHQHSLNRIALGVAIGEIPHLPGEKKEE; from the coding sequence ATGAAGTACGTAGATACTCTTAATAATTATAAAAAAATAATACTCTCGATTCTTGCCTGTTTAGTCTTCTGGGAATGTGCGTCTAGTCCGGAAGTAAAAGTCGCAGATGGGGTAGTAGAGGAAAGTTTAAAAAATATCACTGGGATTACTACCCAGGATGTAGAGAAAACAGTCGCGAAAGAAACTTTCGGTCTGGACGATCTTTATATTCTTGCGGTAGAAAGAACTGAAAGGATTGCTCTAAAGAACGAGGCAACTGAACAGGCTTTGGCACAGAAGGACAAGGCATTCGCCGGTTTTATGCCTACTCTTTCTTATGTGTTTAACAAATTCTATTCTGTTCCTGGCCATACACAACAGCCTTCCGTTATAGATAATTATAAAACATATAAGGCGATCCAAAGCGGAGACCCTCTTTCTCTATTACCCTCTTCCAGTTCAGGAAGTAATCTTCCTCCTACAGTGGGCGCGGGTTCTCGTTTATTACTCAGTATTCCAATATCTGCAGGACTTGCTTCTTACCAAGATTATAGAGCTTCCAAAAGTTTGGCAGAACAGAGAAGATTAGAAGCAAAACACGAAGCAGGCCGAATGTATCTAGAGATCGCACAAGCCTACTTCAACTTTTTGCAATTGGAAGAAAGTGTTAAAATTTCCCAAGAAGCGTACGAGTTAAACCAAGACTCTTTACAGGAAAGAAAAAGAATGTATGCAGTTGGAAGGATCATGAGATCTGATCTTCTAAATTCAGAAACAAGTTTATCCAATGCGGAAGCAGTTCTTGCAGATGCAAAATTCCAATTAGAACAGGTGCGTATCACATTGGCTACAATGGTGGGTTATGAAAAACCTATCTCCGTTGCAGGATTTAAAGCTGAATTAGAGCCGATCCCGACAGGTATGGCAGCCGAAGAATATTTAGCAAAAAGATATGATGTTCTTTCTGCTTTCCAAAGTGTTAAGGTGGCCGAAGCACAAAAGGATAAGGCCTGGGTGGGTTTTGCTCCTACAATCGCATTAAATAATTATTATTCTTTTCCTTATCCTGGCCAAACACATTCCAAGGATGTTACTGCTCAATTGCAGATCACTATGCCTTTGACTCCATTTTCACAAATGGCAGATCTAAAAGCAGCGGACTCTGCTAAAAAACAGGCAAAATTAACTGCTTCTCAAACAAGAAGAACAGCTACCCAAGAAATCCGTAATGCTTTCGAAAGTTTTAAGAATTCTCAAAAGATATTAGCGATCTACCAAAAGGCATTTGTGTCTGCCCAAGAAACTTCTCAAAGCCAGGCAAGCGGTTATCGTTCGGGTAGAAATAGCAGGATAGAAGCGATTGCATCTAGAATTGGGATGTTAAATGCAGAGATCACTTATCGTAAAATGTTACACCAACATTCTTTGAATCGTATTGCTCTTGGAGTTGCGATTGGAGAAATTCCTCATCTTCCCGGAGAAAAAAAGGAAGAATAA
- a CDS encoding efflux RND transporter permease subunit — protein MMMAAIILLGSIGFSRMGLSQMPDVDFPIVNVTLNLTGANAQVMETDVVDPIEEVLMTVQGVVEVRSVSTDGSATITVELELKRDVDVAVQEIQTKIAQVSNKLPDDLDPAIIMKSNPDDQPIIWVTLTAPNRSDQEKMVFVKTRLKDKFQEVPGVGEIILGGYVDRTINVFLDPIRLFRVELTVNDIINTLTEQNIEVPSGRVQNKLSEVSLRAVGDVPTVEQFSNIYINSRSGAAMFRPVRLREVAKIEDGLDEIRRISRFNGVSAVGLGIKKIKGANAVEVGDLVKEKLEELRPSLPPGFELNVSNDNTTFIRDSVHELVFTLILSAVLTGIVCRLFLGNWSSTWNVLLAIPTSVMGTFLILYFAGFTLNTFTLLGLSLATGIVVDDAIMVLENISRHRESGKTWFQASLDGASEIRFAALAATLAIIAIFLPVAFMSGIIGRYFLEFGVTVSVAVALSLFEALSFTPMRASRYKESKEAQKKQKSKSPFTLPADTLFSKLKNAADRFSFFKRMDPVIEHFLQFCERVYGKVLEFVIRKPGTVIVSSVLFFAFSIIFLFLLKKEFIPPQDMGRFIVRAKMPIGSSIIRTDEAMKKVEGYLSSRPIVEKYMSNVGGMGGTESNTGMFFVTMKDMGKRPKSKKTGREITQSEVFMEFRKDLKDLVPEAKFSVQDLSQRGFSAGRGYPVELVLTGPDWATLAKLSDSIREKLDSSKTILDIDTDYVSGQPEVKIVPNREAAALRGVSMANIGNTIGPLMGGRNVSRFTENGRSFDVRVKIDKDKGESTDIIPNIGVRNTYGEIVRLKDVLVLQATNTLKNITRVNRDRSIKIFGNPPKEKGQTWATNEAIRIAREMLPEGYHVEVTGSAKTASESQSSLSGALILGIIMSFMILASQFNSLKQPFYILLSMPFSFSGALIALYIAGQSFNMYSFIGLILLLGLVKKNSILLVEFVNHVRSEGKNIADAIRIGCPVRLRPVLMTTFSSIAAAIPPALALGPGAETRIPMAITILGGLIVSTLITLVVVPAAYYLMENEKDEVRRYS, from the coding sequence ATGATGATGGCAGCTATCATCCTGCTCGGAAGTATCGGCTTCTCTCGTATGGGTCTTTCTCAGATGCCAGACGTGGACTTCCCGATCGTAAACGTTACTCTCAACTTAACCGGAGCAAATGCTCAGGTTATGGAGACAGACGTAGTCGATCCAATCGAAGAAGTTTTAATGACAGTCCAGGGTGTGGTAGAAGTTCGTTCTGTTTCCACAGACGGTTCTGCTACGATCACTGTTGAGTTGGAACTCAAACGTGATGTGGATGTCGCAGTCCAAGAGATCCAAACTAAGATCGCACAGGTAAGTAATAAACTTCCGGACGATCTGGATCCAGCGATCATCATGAAATCTAATCCAGACGATCAACCAATTATCTGGGTTACATTAACTGCTCCGAACAGAAGCGACCAAGAGAAGATGGTCTTCGTTAAGACCAGACTCAAAGATAAGTTCCAAGAAGTTCCAGGAGTAGGAGAGATTATACTAGGCGGTTATGTAGACCGCACAATCAATGTGTTCTTGGATCCGATCCGACTTTTTAGAGTGGAACTTACTGTAAACGATATCATCAATACATTAACGGAACAGAATATAGAAGTTCCTTCTGGAAGAGTGCAGAATAAACTTTCCGAAGTTTCCTTAAGAGCAGTAGGAGATGTTCCAACTGTAGAACAATTTTCTAATATATATATAAACTCCAGAAGTGGAGCCGCGATGTTCCGTCCGGTTCGCTTGAGAGAAGTTGCTAAGATCGAAGATGGTCTGGATGAGATCAGAAGAATTTCCAGATTTAACGGAGTTTCTGCTGTTGGTCTCGGGATCAAAAAGATCAAAGGTGCAAACGCTGTAGAAGTAGGCGATCTAGTGAAGGAGAAATTAGAAGAGCTGAGACCTAGTCTTCCTCCTGGATTTGAACTGAATGTCTCTAACGATAATACTACTTTTATTAGAGATTCAGTTCATGAATTAGTTTTTACTCTTATACTTTCTGCGGTGCTTACTGGGATTGTGTGTAGATTGTTCTTAGGAAATTGGAGCAGCACTTGGAACGTTCTCCTTGCAATTCCTACTTCCGTAATGGGAACTTTTTTAATCCTGTATTTTGCTGGATTTACGTTAAACACATTTACGTTGCTTGGTCTTTCTTTAGCGACGGGTATAGTTGTGGATGATGCAATTATGGTGTTGGAGAATATCAGTAGGCATAGAGAATCTGGAAAAACCTGGTTTCAAGCATCGTTAGATGGAGCATCTGAGATTAGATTTGCTGCATTAGCTGCGACACTTGCTATCATTGCAATCTTCCTTCCTGTTGCGTTTATGTCCGGGATTATCGGTCGTTACTTTTTGGAATTTGGAGTTACGGTTTCCGTAGCAGTTGCACTTTCTCTTTTTGAAGCATTGAGTTTTACTCCAATGAGAGCTTCTCGTTATAAAGAAAGTAAAGAGGCTCAGAAAAAACAAAAATCCAAATCTCCGTTTACCTTACCTGCGGATACTCTCTTTTCTAAACTTAAGAATGCCGCGGATCGTTTTTCTTTTTTCAAAAGAATGGATCCAGTCATAGAACACTTTCTTCAATTCTGTGAAAGAGTTTATGGAAAAGTTTTAGAATTTGTAATTCGTAAACCTGGAACAGTAATCGTTTCTTCCGTTCTATTTTTTGCATTCTCCATTATCTTTTTATTCTTACTGAAGAAGGAGTTCATTCCTCCTCAAGACATGGGAAGATTTATTGTCCGAGCAAAAATGCCGATTGGCTCTTCTATCATTCGTACAGATGAAGCAATGAAGAAGGTAGAAGGTTATCTCAGCTCTCGTCCGATTGTTGAAAAGTATATGAGCAATGTGGGCGGAATGGGAGGAACTGAATCCAATACAGGTATGTTCTTTGTTACCATGAAGGACATGGGAAAGCGTCCTAAGAGTAAAAAGACAGGAAGAGAGATCACTCAGTCTGAAGTTTTTATGGAATTCAGAAAAGATCTGAAAGATCTTGTGCCTGAAGCAAAATTTTCTGTCCAAGATCTTTCTCAAAGAGGTTTTAGTGCGGGAAGGGGTTATCCTGTTGAATTGGTTTTGACAGGACCTGATTGGGCCACACTCGCAAAACTTTCAGATTCTATCCGAGAAAAATTAGATTCTTCTAAAACGATTTTGGATATAGATACTGATTATGTTTCTGGACAACCAGAAGTCAAAATTGTTCCAAACAGAGAAGCGGCAGCACTTCGTGGTGTGAGTATGGCGAATATCGGAAATACCATCGGACCTTTAATGGGAGGACGTAACGTAAGTCGTTTTACTGAGAATGGCAGAAGTTTCGATGTTAGGGTCAAGATAGACAAAGACAAGGGAGAAAGCACTGATATCATTCCGAATATAGGTGTTAGAAATACTTACGGAGAGATCGTACGATTGAAAGATGTTTTGGTCCTTCAAGCTACAAATACTCTTAAGAATATCACTCGAGTAAACCGAGATAGATCCATTAAAATTTTCGGAAATCCACCTAAGGAAAAAGGACAAACTTGGGCAACCAACGAAGCAATCCGTATCGCAAGAGAAATGCTTCCGGAAGGTTATCATGTAGAAGTTACTGGTTCTGCAAAAACTGCTTCCGAATCACAGTCCAGTTTGTCTGGAGCTTTGATCTTGGGGATTATAATGTCTTTTATGATCTTAGCGAGTCAGTTCAATAGTTTGAAGCAGCCTTTTTATATTCTTCTTTCTATGCCTTTTAGTTTTTCGGGCGCGTTAATCGCTCTTTATATTGCTGGGCAATCCTTCAATATGTATAGTTTTATAGGCTTAATTTTGCTCTTAGGACTTGTGAAGAAGAACTCAATTCTCCTGGTGGAATTTGTGAATCATGTTAGAAGTGAAGGGAAGAATATTGCGGATGCGATCCGTATCGGTTGCCCTGTCCGTTTAAGGCCTGTGCTAATGACAACATTCTCTTCGATTGCGGCTGCTATTCCTCCCGCTTTGGCATTGGGACCCGGAGCAGAAACTAGGATCCCAATGGCGATCACCATTTTAGGCGGTTTGATCGTTTCTACATTGATCACTTTGGTTGTAGTTCCAGCCGCTTATTATCTTATGGAAAATGAGAAAGATGAAGTACGTAGATACTCTTAA